In Dasypus novemcinctus isolate mDasNov1 chromosome 10, mDasNov1.1.hap2, whole genome shotgun sequence, one DNA window encodes the following:
- the MS4A14 gene encoding membrane-spanning 4-domains subfamily A member 14 isoform X1 yields MMESPTQLEGGTQVVTIQPQETVLTAFPYRPQITLLDFLKGESKVLATVQILLALIIAGIGAIFAFNYAKFFYLFPLVFFTGYPFWGAFIFILTGYLTGTKEKKSQTCLGRCVLCMNIISSLAAVAGIILTIISYKDEHENCQTPTTVGICVLGRTLFMGILSVLLIISIVEFSISVTILSFRNKCWTKSNEIVFFLPSDVTQNNELHAPEANAQLQFELQEESSSEDTSPHIHTAFFGGYAFFKLRVSASSLASQPTRHLHWRSKESYYTSSLTSLLDGHQENLPPSLEFPQEEIELESLPSTLQIKPSDNTMNIQQDNLVEQVEDEQQQFAMAQTSKIQAQLSQAQDLPLQVFPSHSTESLMQKVQDLTSQELSSDVLPNQVLQPQDLQFEDSKSHSIESHISKTQKLTLQDLPPQNMSSQDMPSQDMPTKDMLSEAPTSHISQSLSLLQQSSGLQPQDSQLQDENVKDLLFQDIESEVMSLTKEWKFEENLQARKSPKWLSLIKCLQSSKQRPTDEQSQGQPSPKQKFLDQQSKDGGSPKKQYPNWEAIDKQTQDQQHPHQQAEDKQAKQAQEKQSPKQQPQNGQDKGQKAEKKSPMQQVQDQQSEDQQAQKQKPPKGQSQDWQVKEHKPEEKKIPMQQPPDWKPQIQQYQGWQSQDWRTQGWREKDWKPQEWKFEVQHPLYWESQTWQAQNLEKEALKQKALYQEAQTQHAIARHTLDWQIQDVPFQDHQNQDEHQQNLQSGVTQKEDMQVDSNQTKDVAPRDRESRNQKPTDLQSENINFPSSFCQDSVKDTHFSNLSSLTSEQDMQLTLSTFSSSDKDLNSPSTSYCPKDGQESEDYK; encoded by the exons ATGATGGAGTCACCAacccagctcgaaggagggacCCAGGTGGTCACTATACAACCTCAGGAAACTGTATTAACTGCGTTTCCCTACAGACCTCAAATCACTCTGCTGGATTTCCTGAAAGGAGAGTCCAAAGTCTTGGCA ACTGTCCAGATTCTGCTTGCTCTGATCATCGCGGGCATTGGAGCTATATTTGCATTTAATTACGCCAAATTCTTCTACCTCTTCCCCCTCGTTTTCTTCACAGGATATCCATTCTGGGGAGCATTTATT TTTATTCTTACAGGATATCTCACAGgaaccaaggagaagaaatcacAAACGTGTTTG GGGCGATGTGTTCTGTGCATGAATATTATAAGTTCTTTGGCCGCAGTAGCTGGAATTATTCTCACAATTATCAGCTATAAAGATGAGCACGAGAACTGCCAGACACCTACCACTGTAGGAATATGTGTTCTAGGCAGAACACTTTTTATG GGAATTTTGTCAGTTTTACTGATCATCAGTATAGTAGAGTTCAGCATCTCTGTGACCATCCTATCCTTTAGAAACAAGTGCTGGACAAAGTCAAATGAG ATTGTGTTTTTCTTACCTTCGGATGTTACTCAAAATAATGAACTACATGCCCCAGAAGCAAATGCCCAGTTACAATTTGAGCTTCAAGAAGAGTCTTCCAGTGAAGATACAAGTCCACACATACACACTGCTTTCTTTGGAGGGTATGCTTTCTTCAAATTAAGAGTCTCAGCAAGTTCTTTAGCCTCCCAACCCACACGACACCTGCACTGGAGAAGCAAGGAAAGTTATTACACATCTTCTCTAACATCTTTGCTAGATGGACACCAGGAAAATCTCCCACCGTCTTTAGAATTTCCACAGGAAGAAATTGAACTGGAATCTCTGCCTTCCACATTACAGATAAAGCCCTCAGACAATACAATGAACATTCAGCAGGACAATTTAGTTGAACAAGTAGAGGATGAACAGCAACAATTTGCTATGGCACAGACATCAAAAATTCAAGCCCAGTTGTCACAGGCCCAAGACTTGCCATTACAAGTATTTCCATCCCATTCTACAGAGTCCCTTATGCAAAAAGTTCAAGATTTAACATCCCAAGAGCTGTCATCAGATGTCCTGCCAAATCAAGTTCTACAACCCCAAGACTTGCAGTTTGAAGACTCAAAATCCCATTCCATAGAGTCCCATATCTCTAAAACACAAAAGTTGACACTGCAAGACTTGCCACCCCAAAATATGTCATCACAAGACATGCCATCTCAAGACATGCCAACAAAAGATATGCTATCTGAAGCCCCAACATCCCATATTTCTCAGTCCCTTAGTTTATTACAGCAGTCCTCAGGTCTTCAACCCCAAGACAGTCAACTTCAAGATGAGAATGTTAAGGACCTATTATTTCAAGACATTGAATCAGAAGTCATGTCACTGACCAAAGAATGGAAATTTGAAGAGAATCTGCAAGCTAGGAAATCCCCAAAGTGGCTTTCCCTAATCAAATGCTTGCAATCCTCAAAGCAGAGACCAACAGATGAGCAAAGCCAGGGCCAGCCATCCCCAAAGCAGAAATTCCTAGACCAGCAGAGCAAAGACGGGGGATCCCCAAAGAAGCAATATCCAAATTGGGAAGCTATTGATAAGCAAACTCAAGATCAGCAACACCCACATCAGCAAGCTGAAGACAAACAGGCTAAGCAGGCCCAAGAGAAGCAATCTCCAAAGCAACAACCCCAAAATGGGCAAGATAAAGGTCAAAAAGCTGAGAAGAAATCCCCAATGCAACAAGTCCAAGATCAGCAATCTGAAGACCAACAAGCCCAAAAACAGAAACCCCCAAAGGGACAATCCCAAGATTGGCAAGTCAAAGAACATAAACCTGAAGAGAAGAAAATTCCAATGCAGCAACCCCCAGATTGGAAACCCCAAATCCAGCAATATCAAGGCTGGCAATCCCAAGACTGGAGAACCCAAGGCTGGAGAGAAAAAGATTGGAAGCCACAAGAATGGAAATTTGAAGTACAACATCCCTTATATTGGGAATCCCAAACTTGGCAAGCCCAAAATCTAGAGAAAGAAGCCCTAAAGCAGAAAGCTCTGTATCAAGAGGCCCAAACCCAGCATGCCATAGCCCGGCATACCCTAGATTGGCAAATACAAGATGTTCCGTTTCAAGACCACCAGAATCAAGATGAGCACCAACAAAACCTTCAATCTGGAGTTACacaaaaagaagatatgcaaGTAGATAGCAATCAAACTAAAGATGTCGCACCAAGGGACAGGGAATCTAGAAACCAAAAACCAACAGACCTGCAATCAGAAAACATaaattttccctcttccttctgcCAAGACTCAGTAAAAGACACACATTTCAGCAATTTGTCCAGTTTAACGTCAGAACAAGATATGCAACTAACCCTTTCAACTTTCTCAAGTTCAGACAAAGATCTGAATTCACCTTCTACCTCATATTGTCCAAAAGATGGCCAGGAATCTGAAGATTATAAATAA
- the MS4A14 gene encoding membrane-spanning 4-domains subfamily A member 14 isoform X2, which yields MMESPTQLEGGTQVVTIQPQETVLTAFPYRPQITLLDFLKGESKVLATVQILLALIIAGIGAIFAFNYAKFFYLFPLVFFTGYPFWGAFIFILTGYLTGTKEKKSQTCLGRCVLCMNIISSLAAVAGIILTIISYKDEHENCQTPTTVGICVLGRTLFMIVFFLPSDVTQNNELHAPEANAQLQFELQEESSSEDTSPHIHTAFFGGYAFFKLRVSASSLASQPTRHLHWRSKESYYTSSLTSLLDGHQENLPPSLEFPQEEIELESLPSTLQIKPSDNTMNIQQDNLVEQVEDEQQQFAMAQTSKIQAQLSQAQDLPLQVFPSHSTESLMQKVQDLTSQELSSDVLPNQVLQPQDLQFEDSKSHSIESHISKTQKLTLQDLPPQNMSSQDMPSQDMPTKDMLSEAPTSHISQSLSLLQQSSGLQPQDSQLQDENVKDLLFQDIESEVMSLTKEWKFEENLQARKSPKWLSLIKCLQSSKQRPTDEQSQGQPSPKQKFLDQQSKDGGSPKKQYPNWEAIDKQTQDQQHPHQQAEDKQAKQAQEKQSPKQQPQNGQDKGQKAEKKSPMQQVQDQQSEDQQAQKQKPPKGQSQDWQVKEHKPEEKKIPMQQPPDWKPQIQQYQGWQSQDWRTQGWREKDWKPQEWKFEVQHPLYWESQTWQAQNLEKEALKQKALYQEAQTQHAIARHTLDWQIQDVPFQDHQNQDEHQQNLQSGVTQKEDMQVDSNQTKDVAPRDRESRNQKPTDLQSENINFPSSFCQDSVKDTHFSNLSSLTSEQDMQLTLSTFSSSDKDLNSPSTSYCPKDGQESEDYK from the exons ATGATGGAGTCACCAacccagctcgaaggagggacCCAGGTGGTCACTATACAACCTCAGGAAACTGTATTAACTGCGTTTCCCTACAGACCTCAAATCACTCTGCTGGATTTCCTGAAAGGAGAGTCCAAAGTCTTGGCA ACTGTCCAGATTCTGCTTGCTCTGATCATCGCGGGCATTGGAGCTATATTTGCATTTAATTACGCCAAATTCTTCTACCTCTTCCCCCTCGTTTTCTTCACAGGATATCCATTCTGGGGAGCATTTATT TTTATTCTTACAGGATATCTCACAGgaaccaaggagaagaaatcacAAACGTGTTTG GGGCGATGTGTTCTGTGCATGAATATTATAAGTTCTTTGGCCGCAGTAGCTGGAATTATTCTCACAATTATCAGCTATAAAGATGAGCACGAGAACTGCCAGACACCTACCACTGTAGGAATATGTGTTCTAGGCAGAACACTTTTTATG ATTGTGTTTTTCTTACCTTCGGATGTTACTCAAAATAATGAACTACATGCCCCAGAAGCAAATGCCCAGTTACAATTTGAGCTTCAAGAAGAGTCTTCCAGTGAAGATACAAGTCCACACATACACACTGCTTTCTTTGGAGGGTATGCTTTCTTCAAATTAAGAGTCTCAGCAAGTTCTTTAGCCTCCCAACCCACACGACACCTGCACTGGAGAAGCAAGGAAAGTTATTACACATCTTCTCTAACATCTTTGCTAGATGGACACCAGGAAAATCTCCCACCGTCTTTAGAATTTCCACAGGAAGAAATTGAACTGGAATCTCTGCCTTCCACATTACAGATAAAGCCCTCAGACAATACAATGAACATTCAGCAGGACAATTTAGTTGAACAAGTAGAGGATGAACAGCAACAATTTGCTATGGCACAGACATCAAAAATTCAAGCCCAGTTGTCACAGGCCCAAGACTTGCCATTACAAGTATTTCCATCCCATTCTACAGAGTCCCTTATGCAAAAAGTTCAAGATTTAACATCCCAAGAGCTGTCATCAGATGTCCTGCCAAATCAAGTTCTACAACCCCAAGACTTGCAGTTTGAAGACTCAAAATCCCATTCCATAGAGTCCCATATCTCTAAAACACAAAAGTTGACACTGCAAGACTTGCCACCCCAAAATATGTCATCACAAGACATGCCATCTCAAGACATGCCAACAAAAGATATGCTATCTGAAGCCCCAACATCCCATATTTCTCAGTCCCTTAGTTTATTACAGCAGTCCTCAGGTCTTCAACCCCAAGACAGTCAACTTCAAGATGAGAATGTTAAGGACCTATTATTTCAAGACATTGAATCAGAAGTCATGTCACTGACCAAAGAATGGAAATTTGAAGAGAATCTGCAAGCTAGGAAATCCCCAAAGTGGCTTTCCCTAATCAAATGCTTGCAATCCTCAAAGCAGAGACCAACAGATGAGCAAAGCCAGGGCCAGCCATCCCCAAAGCAGAAATTCCTAGACCAGCAGAGCAAAGACGGGGGATCCCCAAAGAAGCAATATCCAAATTGGGAAGCTATTGATAAGCAAACTCAAGATCAGCAACACCCACATCAGCAAGCTGAAGACAAACAGGCTAAGCAGGCCCAAGAGAAGCAATCTCCAAAGCAACAACCCCAAAATGGGCAAGATAAAGGTCAAAAAGCTGAGAAGAAATCCCCAATGCAACAAGTCCAAGATCAGCAATCTGAAGACCAACAAGCCCAAAAACAGAAACCCCCAAAGGGACAATCCCAAGATTGGCAAGTCAAAGAACATAAACCTGAAGAGAAGAAAATTCCAATGCAGCAACCCCCAGATTGGAAACCCCAAATCCAGCAATATCAAGGCTGGCAATCCCAAGACTGGAGAACCCAAGGCTGGAGAGAAAAAGATTGGAAGCCACAAGAATGGAAATTTGAAGTACAACATCCCTTATATTGGGAATCCCAAACTTGGCAAGCCCAAAATCTAGAGAAAGAAGCCCTAAAGCAGAAAGCTCTGTATCAAGAGGCCCAAACCCAGCATGCCATAGCCCGGCATACCCTAGATTGGCAAATACAAGATGTTCCGTTTCAAGACCACCAGAATCAAGATGAGCACCAACAAAACCTTCAATCTGGAGTTACacaaaaagaagatatgcaaGTAGATAGCAATCAAACTAAAGATGTCGCACCAAGGGACAGGGAATCTAGAAACCAAAAACCAACAGACCTGCAATCAGAAAACATaaattttccctcttccttctgcCAAGACTCAGTAAAAGACACACATTTCAGCAATTTGTCCAGTTTAACGTCAGAACAAGATATGCAACTAACCCTTTCAACTTTCTCAAGTTCAGACAAAGATCTGAATTCACCTTCTACCTCATATTGTCCAAAAGATGGCCAGGAATCTGAAGATTATAAATAA